AAACGACATAACATTCCGTCGCATTTCGCGTACTGTCCTCTTCTGGCGAAGAGAGCAATAACGCATTCTTACTCAATAAGCCCATATTTTTTGCCAAGCTCGCTGAGCACTTCACAGGTATAATCAATATGTTGTCTGGTATGAGCCGCAGAAACAATAAACCGGAATCTGACTTCATTAAATTTAACGCCAGGATAAGTCACTGAAACGCTGAATATTCCCCGTTCATACAGCTCTTTTTCCATATTCTGCATTATGGTTTGACTTCTGATATAGATAGGAACGATAGGGCTTATACTCTCGCCAAGATCAAAATTCAATTTTAATAATTTCTCTCTGAAATATCGATTATTATCATGCAACGTTTCGCGGTGTATTGGCTCTTTTTCAATAATATCAAGAGCCTCAATGACGGTTGCTGCCGATGATGGCGTCACACAACATTGAAAAATGTATGCATTAGCACTGACTTGTATCAAAGAGCAGAGTTCTTTATTCCCGGCCACAACACCTCCAACCGATGCTGCTGCCTTTGAGAGTGTTGTCATGAGCATATCAACAGAATCAGTTATGCCCATCTCCAGACAAAGCCCACCTCCATTTTTTCCATAAATACCAAAACTATGCGCCTCATCAACATAGAGAAAAAAATTATTGCTTTGCTTCAAATCAGCTATTTCCCGCAAGGGAGCAATATCTCCACTCATGGAATAGACAGACTCGATAATGACAAAAATCTGATCATATAACTCTTTATATTTATTAATCTTACTCCTCAGGTCATCAACAGAATTATGCTTGAATGGCAAATATTTCGCTCCGGAGAATTTGCAGCCATCGAGAATACTCGCATGAA
The DNA window shown above is from Pelodictyon phaeoclathratiforme BU-1 and carries:
- a CDS encoding aminotransferase class I/II-fold pyridoxal phosphate-dependent enzyme; the encoded protein is MDYNIELTSSMQIGMLRQKLGSSGIIRLKDVARHIDNLKDLQLQEDVWCYDRYPKQSSSAKVMIKSHHNNKEHECVLWSVNHYLGLNRHPKVIKAAQDAIAVYGTGSGTSAMSGGFCELHKKIEEKVAQLFHKEAGIIFPTGYTANVGAISSLCAGRNSLILIDREVHASILDGCKFSGAKYLPFKHNSVDDLRSKINKYKELYDQIFVIIESVYSMSGDIAPLREIADLKQSNNFFLYVDEAHSFGIYGKNGGGLCLEMGITDSVDMLMTTLSKAAASVGGVVAGNKELCSLIQVSANAYIFQCCVTPSSAATVIEALDIIEKEPIHRETLHDNNRYFREKLLKLNFDLGESISPIVPIYIRSQTIMQNMEKELYERGIFSVSVTYPGVKFNEVRFRFIVSAAHTRQHIDYTCEVLSELGKKYGLIE